The following coding sequences lie in one Rutidosis leptorrhynchoides isolate AG116_Rl617_1_P2 chromosome 4, CSIRO_AGI_Rlap_v1, whole genome shotgun sequence genomic window:
- the LOC139841148 gene encoding uncharacterized protein, with protein sequence MPPYEMLYGRKCRTPICWGEVGQKEVGGIEVVLQTNQKIEMICPASKRHTIDKNLAYWLDLPDELAGIHNTFHVSYLRKCLADDSMWVPLNEITLKNKLEYVEESVAILDEEVKEIRNKRNRTYKVQWRH encoded by the exons ATGCCGCCATACGAAATGCTCTATGGAAGGAAATGTCGAACCCCGATATGTTGGGGTGAGGTGGGTCAAAAGGAAGTTGGTGGTATCGAGGTGGTTCTTCAAACGAACCAAAAGATAGAGATGATTTGTCCCGCCTCAAAGCGGCACACGATCGACAAAAATC ttgcctaTTGGTTAGATTTACCCGAtgaacttgcgggaatccataacacatttcatgtttcctatCTTCGCAAGTGCCTTGCGGATGACTCGATGTGGGTACCATTAAATGAGATCACTCTAAAAAACAAATTAGAGTATGTGGAAGAGTCGGTTGCGATTCTTGATGAAGAGGTTAAAGAGATTCGGAATAAGAGAAATCGGACTTATAAGGTGCAATGGCGTCACTGA